The window acaacaaaaaactttgtattgaaatccgacaggataaaatgatggaattgtactgcgcacgTAAAGCAGGGGGAGTTACTTTTTACTCGGAAAGATCATTGCGGTCTTTCCAAGCGAGTTcgcttccattttctacaatTCCGTCCCGGAGTCAGCCGACGAAAAAGTTTGACTGGGCTGGGAACGGAAGCCAGCGCTCCGTCTTCAAAGTTCAAAGTTCAAAGACGCGATCCAAACATTTCTCTTGCGCGACGTGGCGCATTTTCGTATCCCGAAGCCATAAAACATGACGGACTCGGTTCAGCGGgtcacaaagtgaaagttgttctcccgcACCGGTAACAACTCGGAGAAGAAACTTCTCCCCCATCCAGCCCCGCGTTTGTTCACGTTCGGgcgtacgtgcgctcttccgcgagctgCCGAATCCACGGTGGGCACTCGGGCAAGTGCGTTCCCGATGGCGGCCGAGAGACGTACGGTCGGTCCACGGGGTCTCTTTCGGCTCAAACTACAAACTACAAATCGGGCACTGACAGGATTCATACAAAAGCTTCCAATTCATCacataaagaaaaatatgaacGGATACGACAATGTGGCTGACTCAAGAAAACTTTCAATAAggagaagaaaatgcaaaaaattacCTTGAAAAGCATCAACGGGCTCTgatgaatggcaaaaaaaaatccttataaaaTGTGCAGTTcaatcatattttcattttgaaaccaTTTCAAGGAAAATTAATTCAGGTAttcaacgccccccccccctttttttttttttttttaatgctcggAACCAGCAAGAGCTCAGTGGCAAGTTCGCTTGATACCACGTGACGGCACGCGGACCAAGAGCAAGTACTGTGGCGACACCGCGCGGTCAAAACCGCAACTGCACCCACTGACGATTGTGTGACGTCaccgggagcgccggagccaatcccggccgtcgtcgggcaggaggcgggccgtctacgccctgaaccggtcgccggccaatcgcgatTCATCTTCAATTTATGCATCCACGTTTTTGGGGGACGCGGGAGGAAAgccgagtgcccacccggagaaaaggagGCTCGAACcgcggtcctcggaactgtgagccGGATCCTCTAAGCAGTCGCTTCAACGTGTTGCCTTTGTTCGAGATCGTCATCCTAAAATTtggcaaacaaaggcgactcttcgcaaatgcaaattgaaaataacGTTTGATATTTgagtttggaaaatgaaattggggaTTATTTCCAAACATGAGGAAGTGGCAATCAAACGCACCCCACCGACTTCCAGAACTGCCACTTTTCATCAGAATCGTGCGTCAAATGAGACCAAGTCACACGTGAAAGTTTTACTTggacaaaaatttttttttttttttaatgaaacaagcaaaacatatttgttggtgggccaaatccttttttttttttttttttttaggccgaCTCGAACATCTTCTTCCTGTCCGCTTTGTCCTCGATGTTCTTTCGCCAGTCGCCCACCGCCTCCGCcggctgtcacacacacacacaagtgcgcAGTGTTAAGCCCCGCCCAACGCACCACAACCCAACTTggatctttttgtatttttgcaatcTGCACGTCGAATGGGCTTCACACGACACGGCCTCGTTTCAACGTTCGCCGTACGACGACGATGAGAAATGTGCTCCAAGAAGACGCCGGTGGTCCGCTCTGCGCAGTCCACGTTTATTTCGCGTACCGTgccttccattttcttgacGGCATAGTACACGATCCGTGCTTTGCTGTTCCGCTCTTTTCTATATTTTGTCATCGATGTtggatgttttcattttcattttcattcaaagaAATTGTAAATGTACGGAGCTCCAGACATGCTCCTACGTTGTGTGCACGTTACTACCACTCGGTGCCCGTGAAGCTGTTGTTGCAATGTTGCACGTACAAACAACTGCAAATGGGCACAGCGGGCTATGTCCAAaaataaacccaaaaaaaaaaaaaaaaggagcaacgGCTCCATACTGGACAGGAGGGTAAGCAAACCGAGCGCACCCTGGCCCCGAATTTGAAAGGCGGAGGCCTCGGGCGAGGGCGAGGGCGAGGCCTCGGCCCGTAAGCTCCACGGGGACCAGAACGCGATCGGGAAAGAAATTTCCAGTAACGCCATCGTCGCAGGTGAGGAAGGTGCGCTCGATTCGGTGACCTTGCGGTCCCGCACGGAGTCGCGGCTTCTTCTCAGAACTCGTTGGGACTTTTTTCTCCTGCCACATCACGCGCGATGCAATGTTGCTCCCggtttacgtgtgtgtgtgtgtgtgtgtgagaaagtgACGTCGGCGGCGCCGGTGCTGACCTCCTCCTTGACCTCCTTCTTGACCTGCCTGAGGTTGGCCCGCAGCTCCATGTTGACGGTGTGCTTGGAGCCCAGCAGCGCTTTGAGCATGGCGTCGGCCGACATGCGAACCTTCTTCAGCGCCGGCTTCTTGACGCCCGCCAGGTCGATGACTTTGATCTTCAGGTCCTCGATCTGCGCGCCCAACGCGACGTTAGTTGTGGCCTCGTTTACGTCTGCTTGGATCAATGTtggtccaaaaaaataataataactttctTGTTCTTATTTCCAATTTTGGAGGAATGCGGGCCTTGGTCTGTCCCCCATGCCGAGAGAGCCACGCTTGGAATCTTTCCaatcattttgtttcattttcctttttttaaattagggtggggactccacaaaaaaaaaaaaaaaaaaaaaaactatttttcatttgaatcacAGGACAAAAacagtctgaaaaaaaaaatttggaaacattttttggtgGATGAATAAATTCAGCGATTGAGGCCATGTGCGTGTTCCAAAGTTAACTGCGGCAAGCTGAATTTTGTTGCATTTGAACAGAAAAGGGTGAAAAATATGCGCggccaaaatgaaacaaagccaAAGTTTGGTTTCTTTCTTTGTTCCTTGAAATGTTTAGTGAGAGTTGGACGCTTAGAAAGGCCACAACTGCGCCATTTCCACAAAAGCGGCCTCCCCTCTTTTCCAAACTCTTTGGACAAATTCGCACTGCCTCAAAAGTTTTTGGCGAGAGACGAAAGGCGTGGGCCTTGGGATTTGCGGGGGTGTCACGACTCTGTTCAAAGTGGATGCGTTTGAGCCTCTGAAATGGCGCGTGGCCAAGCGGCCTCCTTTCAGGGAGGGGGCAACACGTACGCCGTCTTACCTCCTTGTCAGCTTTGCCCACTTTGACGGACAGGTCGTACCTCTCCTCGTCCACTTTCTCGATGAGGGCGTTCAACTTCCTGCACGTGTCCTGTACGCGTCGTCACAAGGGGACAGCATCAGCGtgcgacatcatcatcatcggagCGTCACCTtttgtttgccccccccccccccccttcaaattTATGGAATTTCATTGCGGGAAATGAACGCAGCATGATTGGATTGCAGACTGCAAGAgaaatgaatagaaaacaaTTGAATGTTGTTGACCACTCAATTGGGAGGGacaacgaccccccccccccccccgccaaaaccGTGAAAAGACTGCAATCGTTTCCATGCGCAGACGGTGAAGCGCTTTTCCTCCAGACTCGCTCAATCTTGACGCAATTTGCACGAATGAAAGAAAGCACGCGAAAAGCAGCCAACGCTCTGAAGCAAGCGCGACCGTCCCGAAATCGGACTTATCGGGAAAACTGCGGCCGATTCGGCTGTGCCTCAAATTCGGACTTTTGAtggccaaaaaaagaaaaagagccgATCGGAACGCAACAGAAGCGAAACGTCAGCGCCGACCGACCATGAGCGCGGCCTGGTCCCCGCCGAGGCTGGGCCTGGTGCAGGTCTCGGCCAAGTAGTTCTGCTTGGCCTCCTCCACTTCTCTCTTCTCCTGCTGGATCCACTTGGCGCCGATCGACAGGATCAAACTCTGCGGACGACGACAAAGTGACCTCTTCTGCGCGAAGTTAGCACGCGACGCCGGCCGAGCCAGACGTGCAAAAACCGTTTTGCAGAGTTGCCGCGGTCCCCGTCGAGACGTCATCGGATTACACCCCAGTTACCCCGAAAGAGTAATCCGATTCCACATCGCCACGCGACAGCGGCACCTTCGCGgaggtgtgtgcgcgtgtgtgtgtgtgtgggtccaATAACCAGCAGGGGGCAACGCCGGCATATTAGAGGATAATATTCAGGAAGATTAATGACACATTTGAAGGACTGCCACAAAATACACTTTGGAGGTCTTCTTGTTGTTATTATTTCACTATTTGACTTGCGTCCTCCACACAACGATCGCAGTGAATTGAAATGATCTTTTTCTTCGTCTTTCATATTTCTTTGATTAAACCGCTTCTTTTATTTACACCACGCACGATTTGGAACCTAAAATATGAATCGAGCATTTTGAATGAACCGTGTCAAGTTTAAAACTGCACTTGTTTGTTCAATTCAGGATTTCATTGTAGTCACACCGcgcacatttttttgtcaaagcagAGGTGTGAATATCTTGACATAAAACACTTCCTTCTTACATACAGCATTTAAAAGAGCAAACTCATTTGATGTCAACGCACAAATGTTTTGCAACCTTTAACCCTTGTTCAATATCGCAAGTCGATTTTATGAACATCCTTCAAACACATTTGTGATCAAAGTGGAAAGAAATGAATTTCCTAACGGTGACGTCCATTTTTGactctttcaaatgttttacgCCATCAAATCATTTTACAGTTACATTTTTTGCCCAATTAATGACagcattattcatttttaaaatcttgttAATACCACAATCTAATATTTGCAATATGCATATCGTGGAACgttgtcatgtttttgtttttttacagatttGAAAGAATATTACAAATTCTCTGACAGGCTCGGCCatcttctgcatttttttttgctttagaaATGTCATCATCGCGGCAatattgatgaaaatgttgctCGATGAGTGAGTGCGCATCAATCGGATGCCGATTAGCATGTAGCATGTTGCTAGCGTACCTTCAAGTGGTGCCGGCGGCTGGAACTCATCTTTTTGCTGAAGAATtcaaaaagacagaaagaaaaagtcaagaGACAAAGCGACTTCGTTTCCGGAAATCGTGCGACTTACTCGTGGGACATGATGGCGTCGCTTTAAGGCTGcgagctgaagaagaagaagaagaagaagaagaaagaattaGAAGACTGGCAAGAAGTTTCCGCGCCGCCCCGGGCCGACGGCTCTATTTGCGGCGAACTTTGGCCTTTATAGCAGCTGGGGGTCAAATGTCGCCCGAGCGAATGACGGGAAATTAAATCTGCCCCTCGGAGGCTCCTTTCACGGAAAAGAATTCGGCGGGCGAGCGCAGAAACGCTGCCGCGGCGGCTTTGCGCTTCGACTAAAAATACCGCAAAGCTTCGTCGCCAacaagacgaagaagaagaagaagaaaaaaaaaaagttcgacagacgtcgtcggcggcggcggcggcggcgatcgGCACAAGCGACGACTGGTCCGATCCCGAAGGCGACCGAAGATTAAAGAACGTCCACAAAGTCGTCCGGTCGcgaccaaaaaaagaacaagaagaaacaAACGCAAAagcaaaatggacaaaaaaaaaaaaaagtagtaaagatataaatatatttaaaaaaaaaaaaaactgtcttccACCCAAGagtaataattacaaaaaaatccatcccaaaaaataaatacaaagaaaaaacttTTAAAGTATTCCAgtaaaaagagcaaaaaggaTAAACACCAATGATagattagattaaaaaaataatagtaaaaaaCAAATGGCCAGTTTAAGTCAtaacaaacctttttttaaaaatgttgtgaaacaaatgaaattgaaatgtatatatatatatataaaaaaatgaggaacttcattcaaaaccaaaatacacgcatccatccaaccattttctgtgccgcttatcccaGATATACAAATCGGAAACAAAATGGGAAATGTATAGTCCAagattaatattaattaaaaacaagaagagggtatacaataaaataaaaagttgacaCTTCAATAGAGAAGAAAAtacttcaaatacaaaaaataaatctcaaaaatatttcaattgacAAAAATAATCCCAAAATGGAATCTATTTTTTCCAAAGGTTTGACGACGACGCGACGAGGACATTTGGGCCGTTGGGGAACCCAAAAAGGAAGGCGACGAATTCTGATTTCAAAGGCCcacaaaagggggggggggggggggtcaggaggTCGCCGCTCACCTGCGGCGAGGAACAAGACGGCGGGCGAGAGCGGACTGCAAATACTCGGGAAATATGCTCATATATATCCGGGTGCGCGCGTGTCGACGGAGGCGGCCTCAGAAAACGTCGCCCCGCCTCCTTTCTACGGGAAAGGCCGCCCGTTCGCCCGTCATCGAAAAGGCGAGGAGGGGCCGTGAGGCCGTGAGGCCAGGCCGagcgacgacaaaaaaaaaaaaaagcaaagggagGATGGATGGCCACTTGCTTTCTTCAACTTTGTGCCTTTTACAAGTCGCTCTCGTTTTTCGGGACtttgttgttggggtttttttttcgtgtgtgtgtgtgtgtgtgtcccaaaTTTTggtgaattgaaaaaaagaatccaaTTTCTCCAGAAATGCCATTGACGACCATGTTCACGTTTCTGTTATTTGATTGCATTTTAAAAGGACATTTTGGGACATTTTCAAGACTTTTATTTCCGAGTTGTCTCCTTGAAGGCTTTTCAAcgcttttctttattttggtgTACTTGAAACATTCACAAAATGCTTTTCATAGAATACGTTTCCATTAcagcatttttatttgcattgaaaaaggTAATATATCATCTTGTTGATTCCTTCAGTTTTTGATATATTGCaggcatttcatatttttacgtttgtacttttttgttttgcgtgTATTGAAGACTTGCTTTTTCAATTGTCTTCTTTAACGTTGTCGCTAATCTTTTTGATgtgattttgtttgtcttttgtgtccacaggggggaaaaaaagcacccatggaaattccccccccccccaaaaaaaatagactCACGGGTATCAAAATAtcagaccaaaaaaataaacaacacttTGTAATCCAACATTGCTAGCATGCTAGCTTGAAAATGCCCCCCACTTAGCATCTTTCTGCTCACAACTCGCGAGGGTGTTTAAAGTCCCTGACGCGTCAAGTTGAAATCACATTAACAGCCTCCAGCTGGCGGGCAAGACCTTTAGCGTGTCTTTCTACCGTTTTGGCGCTAACGGCCGCTAGCAACTTGAGAGGGTGTTTTAACGCGAAAGGCGCAGCGAGCGCGTAGATAACGGCGCAATGAGCACAGCGATTTATTTGCATTAGCGGCGGCTGCGACTTTGCTCACGACGCGCAAATGTcgcttttggtttttgttttttttttttttgggacgcaAGCTTTGAAATCAACTTGTTAGCAGGTCACGTTGCGGCCACTTCAAAGGCAAAGTTTTGCAAGGACTTGAAAGCAATCTGACGTTGTCATTATTgatggtttgttttgttttgtttgatgttgACGTTGATCCGGTCCGTTGAGGTTACGCAACAGCAACCGCCTCATCACCAGCGCCCGAGTCgtcttccaaaaatatttttcatttgactgaTGTTAAAATCCCACGCCAAGCGACGCCGGGGCGGTTTGACCGTAGACTCGGCAAAAGAATCCATTCCATCAAAATCTCGACACAGTCCCGAGGGAGTAAAGTCAAAACCTCCCACTTTGGTTACTCGGGTTGATTTTAGGTTACAGACCGCCCCCGCCCATGACTGATGAACGTCGGCAACACTGAAATACTTTGGGAGAATTGAACGCACTTCCATTTAGTTGAAGATCTTTTAACGcatttttttgaaacaataCAAGCACAGATGAACAGATTGAGAGGAAGTGCGATGGCCAGCACGAGACGGTTCTAAAAACAGTCCAGTACCACGTGGGAGGAACAACTGGAGCAAAAGCCACCATCTGTGACGGGATGGAAGGGTTGCGGTACCCGTGGctcggctaatttgtgcatctgTCAAGGTACCGTTCATGCTGAAAGGGACAAACAGCAACacgtgctgccatccaagcgacATCCTTTTCAGGGAGGTCCCTCCTTCGTTCGGCGAGACAAAGCCAAACCACAATCTGGACGGGCTACAACAGTGTGCCTTGCTAGCAATAGAGTGCGAGAACTAGACTGGCCCGCCAACAGTCCGGACCCGTGTCCCCATTGAAGAGGTCTTCAGTCGCAAAATAccacaacaaagaacaacaacaaaaacggaCGGGACTGTTGAGCAACTCAAGTTATACGTCAAGTGGGAagtgggaaagaattccacccaCTGAGATTGACCAACTTGACTCTGGACTTCTCAAAGTGCAGACACCGCGCGCGGTTACCGACTCGGTGGCAGAAGACGCTTTGCGGCTCTCCAAAGTGTCGGGCGGCGGACTTGCGTTCCACTTTCTGGCCAGATGACGTTTCCGTCTTAATTGCTTCGGGCTCGTCTTGCACGGAAGGTTCCAGATTACCGGACAGATATTTTTATCTGGGACATCGTTTACATATTGGGGCAGCGGAGCGGTTTGGATGCCTGCGTCACGGGTCTCAGGTTCTGGGTGCAAAACTGGACTCTGGCCTTGCTACGCGTTCCCTGATACTGGCTGGCCTCTCGCCGGCGATCGACTGTTAAAACGGTCGACCCGAAGGAAGCGGCAGATGCGGTCAAGGTTCAAgttgagatttttgttttcggGCGGCCGAGGAAACTTCTGGATCCTCCGTGCCACCGCGTGCGAACAAACCACAGCGGTCTTGCCGGAGCGTCGCGACGTGACACCGACTCGCCGATTTTCATCTTGGAGGATCATCTAGTGGCCGTCTGAGGAAGTGCACGCATGTACTCGCTCATTAAAATGTGACAGGCAGGACGACGCCAAGGTGGAAGACGACATCACGAGGCGGCCAAGTTTTTTACTTTGGCGGAAAAACCTAGTGGTTGTCTGAGCAAGTGCACCTCCTTCATGTTCTTCCAACGACTTGTTAGCATGTTTTACAAACGTCGTTAGCGTTCTTTCGAGATTGTCACCATATTCTTTGAATATGATTAGCGTAATCTTTGAAGGTCAAGAACCTGTTCTGAGTATCGTTCGCGTGGTCTCTTAAGAACTGAGCATGTTCTTTTAAGATCCTTTAGCGTTCTCTTTGAAGATGATGGGCTGGTTTGAGGAAGATCGGCGCAGATCGGTAGCATGTTCGCTAACGAGATTTAGCATGCCCTTGAAAAGTTTTTGTACGTTATTTGAAGCTGATGCCTGCTGCTGCGTTCGTAGAATGTTATTGGCACGTTCTTTGGGGATGGGTTAGCGTGTTAGCTCGAGATTGTTATCACGCTCTTTGTATATCGTTAGTGGAttctttgaagatttttttagcGTGTCCAGAGAATATCTTTGGGGCTCTTTGAAGATCCTTACATTCTCCTATTGAGATGAAGAGCACGTCGACAGAAAGCTACTTGAAcgcatttttggacatttcttcTTTCAAGCAGCTTCTTTCAGTGAGCATTGTGCGTTTCACACAGATGGCCATTTTGCTTGGTTCTCTGACGACCGCTAGCCGCTCTCCAAAGATCCTTTGCTTGTTGGTGTTGTTCCTCACACCCAGCGAAGCTCACGGTAACTAACACGAGTCATGTCTGCCACTTAAAATGGTTCATTCAGAAGATTTCTGAAGTACGTGCGGTGCGCTTACGGGCGTTTACGAGCATCTAAAGCGAGACTCTCCTGTGACTACTTGTCACGGACACGCGACACGCCGGGAAAGCTCTCCGGACGTTTATGGTTTCGAGAGGTGCCAGAATGTGACCGCGAGGGAACGTCCAGATAAAAGTTCCTCCTCGGAGTCGCTCATCGGTTGAGTCCATCCTGAAGTCCTCGACTTGAGGGATAAAGTCACCTCGCCTGCTCACTGGCTTTCTTCGGGAACCGCACAGGAAGTGGAACACGAACCtgcgaagaaaaaaaatacattcagtcTTGCTTGTGCAACATGTCAACGAGTCAAGAACGTACCTCTTTCCATCCGTACCTCCACGTAGAAAACGGAGAAAAGCGGAAGTGAGAGTGAAATTCCCGTCAATGTTAAACAAACGGCTAACTCGGCCATTAGCAAGAGCGCGTAGAACATTTTCacgttcaaatgaaaaaaaggaataaagatgaACAATGAACCTGATGGACATCCCAGTCGGGAAACCCGTTGAAACGTCGGCAACGTTTGTGTCCTTTTTGTCTCTCGTGATTTTTAGCATGACGCTAGCAGTCAAAGAGTTGTTTGAGCTTTTCAACGTACTTACCTTGCAATTCATTAAAAGCGCTGGCAGGCAAGCATGTCTAAAATAAAATGGGGGGACAGAAAGCTGACATTTGTGTCACGGGATAAGACGAACCAGAAGAACAAACAAGGAGGAGGAGCAAAGTGGGTCAAGCACAAGAGTTTTattccaaagaaaaacaaatcgcGCTCGCGAGCTAGcacccaaaaagagcatttcgTGGAAGTTCCCGTCTTCCGTCCCAGCTTTACAAAGCGCCGATCGAGAACTTTGCAGTGACTTGCGGGGCTTTGGACTTTCGAGGTGAACATTTGGAGCCCAAAGTCAAGCCCGACGGTGTCTGGTCTCTGCGATTAGCTGTCAAACATCTTCTTCCTGTCTGACTTGTCCTCGATGTTCTTCCGCCAGTCGCCAACGTCGCGGAGCTGCTTGTCCTAAGAAGACACAAAGTCCGCGTCAACCGGTGTTCAGGACAATTTGGGAACCGTTTCCCCAAATCTGTCTCAAGCATCTCCCGAAATGCTGTCACACCAGTGGGAGGATCAAGGAATCGAACCCTCACCTCCTCCTTGACCTCCTTCTTGACCTGCTTGAGGTTGGCCCGGAGGTCCATGTTGACGGTGTGCTTGGAGCCCAGCAGCGCTTTGAGCATGGCGTCGGCCGACATGCGAACCTTCTTCAGACGGGGTCTCTTGAACTTGCCCCTCAGGTCCACGATCTTGATGTTCAGGTCTCGGACCTGCGGGACACGACGGCAAACTTGGAGCGCGTTCACAGAAACGATTTCGCCTTCTCGTCAAGACGCGTTGACCGCATGCGTACGTCGTCGTCTTTTTTTGGCACGGAGACAAAATATGGATATGCGGGGGAGGGGCAAAAACCGCAGTCGACAAAAGAACTTtgacttcttcctcctcctcctccttttcaaaCGTACAATTGAAGTCGTCGTGTCACTTTCAGGTTTGGAATTTCTTCACTGCCGTCGAACGTGAACGATTTGAATGTTCAATTTGTCGTCGCAAAAGTCCGGCACCGCGGGAAGGGTTTTGCTCGAGAGTCACCTCGTTGAGGACCATGTTGAGCTTGAACTCGATGCAGTAGCGTTCCTCCTCGCTGATGTCAATCTGCTCGCGCAGATTCTTGCAGAGTTCCTGGAGAGAACATCGCAGGACCGTCAACCCCACGCGCAAAACGAAGCCAAAGCAGAGAAGCTCGACCCACCCGCAGCTCGTCGCCCGAGTACGGGACGTCCACGGGAGGACATTTTTCCGACAGGAACCTCTCTCGCTCTTCGGCCTTCTCGACAGCTTCGGCCTCCAGCAGGTTGGTGGCCACCACCAGCATGCAACTCTGAGGTCACAAGCGCACGCCGTGACGCCACAAACGGGACGCGGTACGACACCAAACAAACGCACCTACCTTCAGGGTGTGCTTGCGTCTGGCAGAAAGTCGCTTCCTGCACACGTGCAAATTTGACACAACGGAACGTTAGCATGCTAACGGCTCGCTAACGTGTCTCACCACCAGCCTTAAGTTTCTATCTCGCTCTACTTAGCATACCTTCTGCTAGCGTCTTAGCATctaggcccccccccccaccccacccaagtTCATCCCAAAAAGCCCCAAGCGCTTCCAAAAAGAAAGCGGCTAAACGTTGCCATACTTTGCAAGTGCAGAGAAGAGCAAGTCACTCACTCAGTGGCCATGATGGCTTTCCGAAAATGACCTTGTTATCtacaagacagagagagaaagaaagaaatggtcAGGTCGCTGACGAATAAATAATCGCATTTATCAGTCAAGCGGTTAGAAAGGAAAAACTACATTTGGTTTGGACACTTTTTAAGAGTCGGAGCCAGCTTCTTTTTTGCTGTCAAAAATGTTTCGTGTACTCTCCTTAGCGTTACAATCATTTGTCTCCTGTGAGTTTATTTTCAGTCTGCCATCGAAAAGTCTTCTCAGGGTTAGGGTCAAACCATTTGCTGCCtagcgtgctaatgctagcgcatcTGTGCGTTATACGCTAGCTGCGAGCGCGTTAGCTGACAAAACGAACATTACCAACAGCTAATATTGGCACTGCATAAGGCTGTCGAGGAAAATCCGACAACTTTAGCAGGAATCAAAAAGACCCAATTAcgtgattgcttttttttggggtcatttcATATCATTGAAACGAGCAcctcgaaagggacaagccgaaagaaacacacacatatcaTCGGAACTAGCACATATTgtgtttctttctctctctcacgtACCAATATTCATCACTTGGGTTTGGCATGCAAATTGagccctccgtggatattgcgcaatcggCGCCaccgaccaatcagaggccagagatccgcatagaccaaagcccgtttttttgctcccgccattttctcagacaacattgcatgatCCAAGTGTAGGTTTAGTCaacgttttatcgcgtatttgggttctttaacaaatcgatatggttaagaggtgtcgtcACGGACTTTGCAATAGcgacgacgggtatcctgaaaggcgagtcggtgggacttcgattcgtgccctttccaaaaccgaagaccacgtacgaaaaatgccttcgatggatcaaactttgtggaagaccgcatcatcaactaaatccatctaatatcaaccggaacacatatgtttgcaccaaggtatgccctaaatttgattttcaatacacgtctcgtataaatgaatgagacgttctccgctagcataacagtgctgcgtgtgaacgattgacacacttattctttgttgagcgatatttagcgatgatcggactgcacaaacgtgtcgctttcttgctgccTCGCGGCCAGaaccttaaccagactgtgtttgcacgaagatatgccctaaatttgatttttaatacacgtctcgtataaatgaatgagacgttctccgctagcagaacaccgctgcgtgtgaatgattgaacgaaatcagaagcatggcgtctctctcagttcagaatgtattgtattgtatttgccatttttacgaattgtttgtcttacgtcagcgcacgtggcgtgacgtcgcttcagggggcgtggctaagtgccctgtacggaggggtcaattaagtaCAAAAGTATCCAACCAAATCTTCTTCTGGTCCTTACGAAATATGAAGATAGCTGCACGAGTGCAGCTAA of the Syngnathoides biaculeatus isolate LvHL_M chromosome 14, ASM1980259v1, whole genome shotgun sequence genome contains:
- the LOC133511766 gene encoding troponin I, fast skeletal muscle-like is translated as MSHDKKMSSSRRHHLKSLILSIGAKWIQQEKREVEEAKQNYLAETCTRPSLGGDQAALMDTCRKLNALIEKVDEERYDLSVKVGKADKEIEDLKIKVIDLAGVKKPALKKVRMSADAMLKALLGSKHTVNMELRANLRQVKKEVKEEPAEAVGDWRKNIEDKADRKKMFESA
- the LOC133511765 gene encoding troponin I, fast skeletal muscle-like, yielding MATEKRLSARRKHTLKSCMLVVATNLLEAEAVEKAEERERFLSEKCPPVDVPYSGDELRELCKNLREQIDISEEERYCIEFKLNMVLNEVRDLNIKIVDLRGKFKRPRLKKVRMSADAMLKALLGSKHTVNMDLRANLKQVKKEVKEEDKQLRDVGDWRKNIEDKSDRKKMFDS